One Neoarius graeffei isolate fNeoGra1 chromosome 19, fNeoGra1.pri, whole genome shotgun sequence genomic region harbors:
- the LOC132867655 gene encoding uncharacterized protein LOC132867655: MDDDDDGCVLTQDRGWGVKYPDNPICAVRGFSVSIPCSYYYPTSNPNIQVKKQLWCSMNLNTGRCLNPPYVYDSSSNTNSDFEYAGDDKSNCTLLIHNLQFSYSGEYRFRFITANPGDRWTGDPGATLQVADLKVSLIRLSGNGTLKQGDSLNLTCDVTCTHSSSQFMWSKNNELLNTSGPVLHFPALTVRDSGNYTCTWKTNEASGSETINLHVEGKNPDQWLIWIIVSVSVGVIFIVSVIVGAVIYKRRSVHTEQQKKEDGANIYANVQKEEDGDDIYANV; this comes from the exons atGGACGACGATGATGACGGAT GTGTTCTCACTCAGGACAGAGGTTGGGGTGTGAAATATCCTGATAATCCGATCTGTGCTGTAAGAGGATTCAGTGTCTCCATTCCCTGTAGTTATTATTATCCAACATCAAATCCCAATATTCAGGTGAAGAAACAGCTTTGGTGCTCGATGAACTTAAACACAGGCAGGTGTTTAAACCCTCCGTATGTTTATGACAGCTCATCAAACACCAACTCAGACTTTGAGTACGCTGGAGACGACAAATCAAACTGCACTTTATTAATCCACAATCTACAGTTCAGTTATTCTGGAGAGTACAGATTCAGATTTATAACTGCTAATCCTGGTGACAGATGGACAGGTGATCCTGGAGCGACTCTACAAGTTGCAG ATTTAAAGGTGTCACTAATCAGGCTCAGTGGAAACGGGACCCTTAAACAAGGAGACTCGTTAAATCTGACGTGTGATGTGACGTGTACACACAGTTCCTCACAGTTCATGTGGTCTAAGAACAACGAGCTGTTAAATACATCAGGACCCGTTCTTCACTTTCCTGCTCTAACCGTGAGGGATTCTGGGAATTACACCTGCACTTGGAAAACCAACGAGGCCTCAGGATCTGAAACGATCAACCTTCACGTCGAGG GTAAAAATCCTGATCAATGGTTAATCTGGATCATTGTCTCGGTGTCAGTTGGAGTGATTTTCATCGTCTCAGTCATTGTAGGAGCTGTGATTTACAAGAGGAG GAGTGTCCACACTGAGCAGCAGAAGAAGGAGGACGGTGCTAATATCTACGCGAATGTCCAGAAGGAGGAGGACGGTGATGATATCTATGCTAATGTGTAA